In Eriocheir sinensis breed Jianghai 21 chromosome 23, ASM2467909v1, whole genome shotgun sequence, a single window of DNA contains:
- the LOC127002431 gene encoding uncharacterized protein LOC127002431 isoform X21, with translation MDLAFTGSLVTYTPRSFSASVVDSGVFPMWYWCAGYPFTGSLVTHTPRSFSASVVDSGVFPMWYWCAGYPFTGSLVTYTPRSFSASVVDSGVFPMWHWYAGYPFTGSLVTYTPRSFSASVVDSGVFPMWYWCAGYPFTGSLVTYSPRSFSASVVDSRVFPMWYWCAGYPFTGSLVTYAPRSFSASVVDSGVLPMWYWCAGYPFTGSLVTYTPRSFSASVVDSGVFPMWYWCAGYPFTGSLVTYTPRSFSASVVDSGVFPMWYWCAGYPFTGSLVTYTPRSFSASVVDSGVFPMWYWCAGYPFTGSLVTYSPRSFSASVVDSGVFPMWYWCAGYPFTGSLVTYTPRSFSASVVDSGVFPMWYWCAGYPFTGSLVTYTPRSFSASVVDSGVFPMWYWCAGYPFTGSLVTYTPRSFSASVVDSGVFPMWYWCAGYPFTGSLVTNTPRSFSASVVDSGVFPMWYWCAGYPFTGSLVTYTPRSFSASVVDSGVFPMWYWCAGYPFTGSLVAYTPRSFSASVVDSGVFPMWYWCAGYPFTGSLVTYTPRSFSASVVDSGVFPMWYWCAGYPFTGSLVTYTPRPFSASVVDSGVFPMWYWCAGYPFTGSLVTHTPRSFSASVVDSGVFPMWYWCAGYPFTGSLVTHTPRSFSASVVDSGVFPMWYWCAGYPFTGSLVTYTPRSFSASVVDSGVFPMWYWYAGYPLPRCRTSHISSLNCSSHLLLHSCSR, from the exons atggatttggctttcactggtagcctggtaacatacactcccaggtctttctctgcctctgtggtggatagtggagtgtttcccatgtggtattggtgtgctggatatcccttcactggtagcctggtaacacacactcccag gtctttctctgcctctgtggtggatagtggagtgtttcccatgtggtattggtgtgctggatatcccttcactggtagcctggtaacatacactcccaggtctttctctgcctctgtggtggatagtggagtgtttcccatgtggcattggtatgctggatatcccttcactggtagcctggtaacatacactcccag gtctttctctgcctctgtggtggatagtggagtgtttcccatgtggtattggtgtgctggatatcccttcactggtagcctggtaacatacagtcccaggtctttctctgcctctgtggtggatagtagagtgtttcccatgtggtattggtgtgctggatatcccttcactggtagcctggtaacatacgctcccaggtctttctctgcctctgtggtggatagtggagtgctccccatgtggtattggtgtgctggatatcccttcactggtagcctggtaacatacactcccag gtctttctctgcctctgtggtggatagtggagtgtttcccatgtggtattggtgtgctggatatcccttcactggtagcctggtaacatacactcccaggtctttctctgcctctgtggtggatagtggagtgtttcccatgtggtattggtgtgctggatatcccttcactggtagcctggtaacatacactcccag gtctttctctgcctctgtggtggatagtggagtgtttcccatgtggtattggtgtgctggatatcccttcactggtagcctggtaacatatagtcccaggtctttctctgcctctgtggtggatagtggagtgtttcccatgtggtattggtgtgctggatatcccttcactggtagcctggtaacatacactcccaggtctttctctgcctctgtggtggatagtggagtgtttcccatgtggtattggtgtgctggatatcccttcactggtagcctggtaacatacactcccag gtctttctcagcctctgtggtggatagtggagtgtttcccatgtggtattggtgtgctggatatcccttcactggtagcctggtaacatacactcccag gtctttctcagcctctgtggtggatagtggagtgtttcccatgtggtattggtgtgctggatatcccttcactggtagcctggtaacaaacactcccag gtctttctctgcctctgtggtggatagtggagtgtttcccatgtggtattggtgtgctggatatcccttcactggtagcctggtaacatacactcccaggtctttctctgcctctgtggtggatagtggagtgtttcccatgtggtattggtgtgctggatatcccttcactggtagcctggtagcatacactcccag gtctttctctgcctctgtggtggatagtggagtgtttcccatgtggtattggtgtgctggatatcccttcactggtagcctggtaacatacactcccag gtctttctctgcctctgtggtggatagtggagtgtttcccatgtggtattggtgtgctggatatcccttcactggtagcctggtaacatacactcccaggcctttctctgcctctgtggtggatagtggagtgtttcccatgtggtattggtgtgctggatatcccttcactggtagcctggtaacacacactcccaggtctttctctgcctctgtggtggatagtggagtgtttcccatgtggtattggtgtgctggatatcccttcactggtagcctggtaacacacactcccaggtctttctctgcctctgtggtggatagtggagtgtttcccatgtggtattggtgtgctggatatcccttcactggtagcctggtaacatacactcccaggtctttctctgcctctgtggtggatagtggagtgtttcccatgtggtattggtacgctggatatcctctcccaaggtgcaggacttcacatatttcttcattgaattgtagcagccacttattgctccattcctgtagccggtga
- the LOC127002431 gene encoding uncharacterized protein LOC127002431 isoform X2, whose protein sequence is MDLAFTGSLVTYTPRSFSASVVDSGVFPMWYWCAGYPFTGSLVTHTPRSFSASVVDSGVFPMWYWCAGYPFTGSLVTYTPRSFSASVVDSGVFPMWHWYAGYPFTGSLVTYTPRSFSASVVDSGVFPMWYWCAGYPFTGSLVTYSPRSFSASVVDSRVFPMWYWCAGYPFTGSLVTYAPRSFSASVVDSGVLPMWYWCAGYPFTGSLVTYTPRSFSASVVDSGVFPMWYWCAGYPFTGSLVTYTPRSFSASVVDSGVFPMWYWCAGYPFTGSLVTYTPRSFSASVVDSGVFPMWYWCAGYPFTGSLVTYSPRSFSASVVDSGVFPMWYWCAGYPFTGSLVTYTPRSFSASVVDSGVFPMWYWCAGYPFTGSLVTYTPRSFSASVVDSGVFPMWYWCAGYPFTGSLVTYTPRSFSASVVDSGVFPMWYWCAGYPFTGSLVTYTPRSFSASVMDSGVFPMWYWCAGYPLTGSLVTYTPRSFSASVVDSGVFPMWYWCAGYPFTGSLVTYTPRSFSASVVDSGVFPMWYWCAGYPFTGSLVTYTPRSFSASVVDSGVLPMWYWCAGYPFTGSLVTYTPRSFSASVVDSGVFPMWYWCAGYPFTGSLVTYTPRSFSASVVDSGVFPMWYWCAGYPFTGSLVTYTPRPFSASVVDSGVFPMWYWCAGYPFTGSLVTHTPRSFSASVVDSGVFPMWYWCAGYPFTGSLVTHTPRSFSASVVDSGVFPMWYWCAGYPFTGSLVTYTPRSFSASVVDSGVFPMWYWYAGYPLPRCRTSHISSLNCSSHLLLHSCSR, encoded by the exons atggatttggctttcactggtagcctggtaacatacactcccaggtctttctctgcctctgtggtggatagtggagtgtttcccatgtggtattggtgtgctggatatcccttcactggtagcctggtaacacacactcccag gtctttctctgcctctgtggtggatagtggagtgtttcccatgtggtattggtgtgctggatatcccttcactggtagcctggtaacatacactcccaggtctttctctgcctctgtggtggatagtggagtgtttcccatgtggcattggtatgctggatatcccttcactggtagcctggtaacatacactcccag gtctttctctgcctctgtggtggatagtggagtgtttcccatgtggtattggtgtgctggatatcccttcactggtagcctggtaacatacagtcccaggtctttctctgcctctgtggtggatagtagagtgtttcccatgtggtattggtgtgctggatatcccttcactggtagcctggtaacatacgctcccaggtctttctctgcctctgtggtggatagtggagtgctccccatgtggtattggtgtgctggatatcccttcactggtagcctggtaacatacactcccag gtctttctctgcctctgtggtggatagtggagtgtttcccatgtggtattggtgtgctggatatcccttcactggtagcctggtaacatacactcccaggtctttctctgcctctgtggtggatagtggagtgtttcccatgtggtattggtgtgctggatatcccttcactggtagcctggtaacatacactcccag gtctttctctgcctctgtggtggatagtggagtgtttcccatgtggtattggtgtgctggatatcccttcactggtagcctggtaacatatagtcccaggtctttctctgcctctgtggtggatagtggagtgtttcccatgtggtattggtgtgctggatatcccttcactggtagcctggtaacatacactcccaggtctttctctgcctctgtggtggatagtggagtgtttcccatgtggtattggtgtgctggatatcccttcactggtagcctggtaacatacactcccaggtctttctctgcctctgtggtggatagtggagtgtttcccatgtggtattggtgtgctggatatcccttcactggtagcctggtaacatacactcccaggtctttctctgcctctgtggtggatagtggagtgtttcccatgtggtattggtgtgctggatatcccttcactggtagcctggtaacatacactcccaggtctttctctgcctctgtgatggatagtggagtgtttcccatgtggtattggtgtgctggatatcccctcactggtagcctggtaacatacactcccaggtctttctcagcctctgtggtggatagtggagtgtttcccatgtggtattggtgtgctggatatcccttcactggtagcctggtaacatacactcccag gtctttctctgcctctgtggtggatagtggagtgtttcccatgtggtattggtgtgctggatatcccttcactggtagcctggtaacatacactcccag gtctttctctgcctctgtggtggatagtggagtgcttcccatgtggtattggtgtgctggatatcccttcactggtagcctggtaacatacactcccaggtctttctctgcctctgtggtggatagtggagtgtttcccatgtggtattggtgtgctggatatcccttcactggtagcctggtaacatacactcccag gtctttctctgcctctgtggtggatagtggagtgtttcccatgtggtattggtgtgctggatatcccttcactggtagcctggtaacatacactcccaggcctttctctgcctctgtggtggatagtggagtgtttcccatgtggtattggtgtgctggatatcccttcactggtagcctggtaacacacactcccaggtctttctctgcctctgtggtggatagtggagtgtttcccatgtggtattggtgtgctggatatcccttcactggtagcctggtaacacacactcccaggtctttctctgcctctgtggtggatagtggagtgtttcccatgtggtattggtgtgctggatatcccttcactggtagcctggtaacatacactcccaggtctttctctgcctctgtggtggatagtggagtgtttcccatgtggtattggtacgctggatatcctctcccaaggtgcaggacttcacatatttcttcattgaattgtagcagccacttattgctccattcctgtagccggtga
- the LOC127002431 gene encoding uncharacterized protein LOC127002431 isoform X34, translating into MDLAFTGSLVTYTPRSFSASVVDSGVFPMWYWCAGYPFTGSLVTHTPRSFSASVVDSGVFPMWYWCAGYPFTGSLVTYTPRSFSASVVDSGVFPMWHWYAGYPFTGSLVTYTPRSFSASVVDSGVFPMWYWCAGYPFTGSLVTYTPRSFSASVVDSGVFPMWYWCAGYPFTGSLVTYSPRSFSASVVDSGVFPMWYWCAGYPFTGSLVTYTPRSFSASVVDSGVFPMWYWCAGYPFTGSLVTYTPRSFSASVVDSGVFPMWYWCAGYPFTGSLVTYTPRSFSASVVDSGVFPMWYWCAGYPFTGSLVTYTPRSFSASVMDSGVFPMWYWCAGYPLTGSLVTYTPRSFSASVVDSGVFPMWYWCAGYPFTGSLVTYTPRSFSASVVDSGVFPMWYWCAGYPFTGSLVTYTPRSFSASVVDSGVFPMWYWCAGYPFTGSLVAYTPRSFSASVVDSGVFPMWYWCAGYPFTGSLVTYTPRSFSASVVDSGVFPMWYWCAGYPFTGSLVTYTPRPFSASVVDSGVFPMWYWCAGYPFTGSLVTHTPRSFSASVVDSGVFPMWYWCAGYPFTGSLVTHTPRSFSASVVDSGVFPMWYWCAGYPFTGSLVTYTPRSFSASVVDSGVFPMWYWYAGYPLPRCRTSHISSLNCSSHLLLHSCSR; encoded by the exons atggatttggctttcactggtagcctggtaacatacactcccaggtctttctctgcctctgtggtggatagtggagtgtttcccatgtggtattggtgtgctggatatcccttcactggtagcctggtaacacacactcccag gtctttctctgcctctgtggtggatagtggagtgtttcccatgtggtattggtgtgctggatatcccttcactggtagcctggtaacatacactcccaggtctttctctgcctctgtggtggatagtggagtgtttcccatgtggcattggtatgctggatatcccttcactggtagcctggtaacatacactcccag gtctttctctgcctctgtggtggatagtggagtgtttcccatgtggtattggtgtgctggatatcccttcactggtagcctggtaacatacactcccag gtctttctctgcctctgtggtggatagtggagtgtttcccatgtggtattggtgtgctggatatcccttcactggtagcctggtaacatatagtcccaggtctttctctgcctctgtggtggatagtggagtgtttcccatgtggtattggtgtgctggatatcccttcactggtagcctggtaacatacactcccaggtctttctctgcctctgtggtggatagtggagtgtttcccatgtggtattggtgtgctggatatcccttcactggtagcctggtaacatacactcccaggtctttctctgcctctgtggtggatagtggagtgtttcccatgtggtattggtgtgctggatatcccttcactggtagcctggtaacatacactcccaggtctttctctgcctctgtggtggatagtggagtgtttcccatgtggtattggtgtgctggatatcccttcactggtagcctggtaacatacactcccaggtctttctctgcctctgtgatggatagtggagtgtttcccatgtggtattggtgtgctggatatcccctcactggtagcctggtaacatacactcccaggtctttctcagcctctgtggtggatagtggagtgtttcccatgtggtattggtgtgctggatatcccttcactggtagcctggtaacatacactcccag gtctttctctgcctctgtggtggatagtggagtgtttcccatgtggtattggtgtgctggatatcccttcactggtagcctggtaacatacactcccaggtctttctctgcctctgtggtggatagtggagtgtttcccatgtggtattggtgtgctggatatcccttcactggtagcctggtagcatacactcccag gtctttctctgcctctgtggtggatagtggagtgtttcccatgtggtattggtgtgctggatatcccttcactggtagcctggtaacatacactcccag gtctttctctgcctctgtggtggatagtggagtgtttcccatgtggtattggtgtgctggatatcccttcactggtagcctggtaacatacactcccaggcctttctctgcctctgtggtggatagtggagtgtttcccatgtggtattggtgtgctggatatcccttcactggtagcctggtaacacacactcccaggtctttctctgcctctgtggtggatagtggagtgtttcccatgtggtattggtgtgctggatatcccttcactggtagcctggtaacacacactcccaggtctttctctgcctctgtggtggatagtggagtgtttcccatgtggtattggtgtgctggatatcccttcactggtagcctggtaacatacactcccaggtctttctctgcctctgtggtggatagtggagtgtttcccatgtggtattggtacgctggatatcctctcccaaggtgcaggacttcacatatttcttcattgaattgtagcagccacttattgctccattcctgtagccggtga
- the LOC127002431 gene encoding uncharacterized protein LOC127002431 isoform X29, with the protein MDLAFTGSLVTYTPRSFSASVVDSGVFPMWYWCAGYPFTGSLVTHTPRSFSASVVDSGVFPMWYWCAGYPFTGSLVTYTPRSFSASVVDSGVFPMWHWYAGYPFTGSLVTYTPRSFSASVVDSGVFPMWYWCAGYPFTGSLVTYSPRSFSASVVDSRVFPMWYWCAGYPFTGSLVTYAPRSFSASVVDSGVLPMWYWCAGYPFTGSLVTYTPRSFSASVVDSGVFPMWYWCAGYPFTGSLVTYTPRSFSASVVDSGVFPMWYWCAGYPFTGSLVTYTPRSFSASVVDSGVFPMWYWCAGYPFTGSLVTYSPRSFSASVVDSGVFPMWYWCAGYPFTGSLVTYTPRSFSASVVDSGVFPMWYWCAGYPFTGSLVTYTPRSFSASVVDSGVFPMWYWCAGYPFTGSLVTYTPRSFSASVVDSGVFPMWYWCAGYPFTGSLVTYTPRSFSASVMDSGVFPMWYWCAGYPLTGSLVTYTPRSFSASVVDSGVFPMWYWCAGYPFTGSLVTYTPRSFSASVVDSGVFPMWYWCAGYPFTGSLVTYTPRSFSASVVDSGVLPMWYWCAGYPFTGSLVTYTPRSFSASVVDSGVFPMWYWCAGYPFTGSLVTHTPRSFSASVVDSGVFPMWYWCAGYPFTGSLVTYTPRSFSASVVDSGVFPMWYWYAGYPLPRCRTSHISSLNCSSHLLLHSCSR; encoded by the exons atggatttggctttcactggtagcctggtaacatacactcccaggtctttctctgcctctgtggtggatagtggagtgtttcccatgtggtattggtgtgctggatatcccttcactggtagcctggtaacacacactcccag gtctttctctgcctctgtggtggatagtggagtgtttcccatgtggtattggtgtgctggatatcccttcactggtagcctggtaacatacactcccaggtctttctctgcctctgtggtggatagtggagtgtttcccatgtggcattggtatgctggatatcccttcactggtagcctggtaacatacactcccag gtctttctctgcctctgtggtggatagtggagtgtttcccatgtggtattggtgtgctggatatcccttcactggtagcctggtaacatacagtcccaggtctttctctgcctctgtggtggatagtagagtgtttcccatgtggtattggtgtgctggatatcccttcactggtagcctggtaacatacgctcccaggtctttctctgcctctgtggtggatagtggagtgctccccatgtggtattggtgtgctggatatcccttcactggtagcctggtaacatacactcccag gtctttctctgcctctgtggtggatagtggagtgtttcccatgtggtattggtgtgctggatatcccttcactggtagcctggtaacatacactcccaggtctttctctgcctctgtggtggatagtggagtgtttcccatgtggtattggtgtgctggatatcccttcactggtagcctggtaacatacactcccag gtctttctctgcctctgtggtggatagtggagtgtttcccatgtggtattggtgtgctggatatcccttcactggtagcctggtaacatatagtcccaggtctttctctgcctctgtggtggatagtggagtgtttcccatgtggtattggtgtgctggatatcccttcactggtagcctggtaacatacactcccaggtctttctctgcctctgtggtggatagtggagtgtttcccatgtggtattggtgtgctggatatcccttcactggtagcctggtaacatacactcccaggtctttctctgcctctgtggtggatagtggagtgtttcccatgtggtattggtgtgctggatatcccttcactggtagcctggtaacatacactcccaggtctttctctgcctctgtggtggatagtggagtgtttcccatgtggtattggtgtgctggatatcccttcactggtagcctggtaacatacactcccaggtctttctctgcctctgtgatggatagtggagtgtttcccatgtggtattggtgtgctggatatcccctcactggtagcctggtaacatacactcccaggtctttctcagcctctgtggtggatagtggagtgtttcccatgtggtattggtgtgctggatatcccttcactggtagcctggtaacatacactcccag gtctttctctgcctctgtggtggatagtggagtgtttcccatgtggtattggtgtgctggatatcccttcactggtagcctggtaacatacactcccag gtctttctctgcctctgtggtggatagtggagtgcttcccatgtggtattggtgtgctggatatcccttcactggtagcctggtaacatacactcccag gtctttctctgcctctgtggtggatagtggagtgtttcccatgtggtattggtgtgctggatatcccttcactggtagcctggtaacacacactcccaggtctttctctgcctctgtggtggatagtggagtgtttcccatgtggtattggtgtgctggatatcccttcactggtagcctggtaacatacactcccaggtctttctctgcctctgtggtggatagtggagtgtttcccatgtggtattggtacgctggatatcctctcccaaggtgcaggacttcacatatttcttcattgaattgtagcagccacttattgctccattcctgtagccggtga
- the LOC127002431 gene encoding uncharacterized protein LOC127002431 isoform X37 encodes MDLAFTGSLVTYTPRSFSASVVDSGVFPMWYWCAGYPFTGSLVTHTPRSFSASVVDSGVFPMWYWCAGYPFTGSLVTYTPRSFSASVVDSGVFPMWHWYAGYPFTGSLVTYTPRSFSASVVDSGVFPMWYWCAGYPFTGSLVTYSPRSFSASVVDSRVFPMWYWCAGYPFTGSLVTYAPRSFSASVVDSGVLPMWYWCAGYPFTGSLVTYTPRSFSASVVDSGVFPMWYWCAGYPFTGSLVTYTPRSFSASVVDSGVFPMWYWCAGYPFTGSLVTYTPRSFSASVVDSGVFPMWYWCAGYPFTGSLVTYSPRSFSASVVDSGVFPMWYWCAGYPFTGSLVTYTPRSFSASVVDSGVFPMWYWCAGYPFTGSLVTYTPRSFSASVVDSGVFPMWYWCAGYPFTGSLVTYTPRSFSASVVDSGVFPMWYWCAGYPFTGSLVTYTPRSFSASVMDSGVFPMWYWCAGYPLTGSLVTYTPRSFSASVVDSGVFPMWYWCAGYPFTGSLVTYTPRSFSASVVDSGVFPMWYWCAGYPFTGSLVTYTPRSFSASVVDSGVFPMWYWCAGYPFTGSLVTHTPRSFSASVVDSGVFPMWYWCAGYPFTGSLVTYTPRSFSASVVDSGVFPMWYWYAGYPLPRCRTSHISSLNCSSHLLLHSCSR; translated from the exons atggatttggctttcactggtagcctggtaacatacactcccaggtctttctctgcctctgtggtggatagtggagtgtttcccatgtggtattggtgtgctggatatcccttcactggtagcctggtaacacacactcccag gtctttctctgcctctgtggtggatagtggagtgtttcccatgtggtattggtgtgctggatatcccttcactggtagcctggtaacatacactcccaggtctttctctgcctctgtggtggatagtggagtgtttcccatgtggcattggtatgctggatatcccttcactggtagcctggtaacatacactcccag gtctttctctgcctctgtggtggatagtggagtgtttcccatgtggtattggtgtgctggatatcccttcactggtagcctggtaacatacagtcccaggtctttctctgcctctgtggtggatagtagagtgtttcccatgtggtattggtgtgctggatatcccttcactggtagcctggtaacatacgctcccaggtctttctctgcctctgtggtggatagtggagtgctccccatgtggtattggtgtgctggatatcccttcactggtagcctggtaacatacactcccag gtctttctctgcctctgtggtggatagtggagtgtttcccatgtggtattggtgtgctggatatcccttcactggtagcctggtaacatacactcccaggtctttctctgcctctgtggtggatagtggagtgtttcccatgtggtattggtgtgctggatatcccttcactggtagcctggtaacatacactcccag gtctttctctgcctctgtggtggatagtggagtgtttcccatgtggtattggtgtgctggatatcccttcactggtagcctggtaacatatagtcccaggtctttctctgcctctgtggtggatagtggagtgtttcccatgtggtattggtgtgctggatatcccttcactggtagcctggtaacatacactcccaggtctttctctgcctctgtggtggatagtggagtgtttcccatgtggtattggtgtgctggatatcccttcactggtagcctggtaacatacactcccaggtctttctctgcctctgtggtggatagtggagtgtttcccatgtggtattggtgtgctggatatcccttcactggtagcctggtaacatacactcccaggtctttctctgcctctgtggtggatagtggagtgtttcccatgtggtattggtgtgctggatatcccttcactggtagcctggtaacatacactcccaggtctttctctgcctctgtgatggatagtggagtgtttcccatgtggtattggtgtgctggatatcccctcactggtagcctggtaacatacactcccaggtctttctcagcctctgtggtggatagtggagtgtttcccatgtggtattggtgtgctggatatcccttcactggtagcctggtaacatacactcccag gtctttctctgcctctgtggtggatagtggagtgtttcccatgtggtattggtgtgctggatatcccttcactggtagcctggtaacatacactcccag gtctttctctgcctctgtggtggatagtggagtgtttcccatgtggtattggtgtgctggatatcccttcactggtagcctggtaacacacactcccaggtctttctctgcctctgtggtggatagtggagtgtttcccatgtggtattggtgtgctggatatcccttcactggtagcctggtaacatacactcccaggtctttctctgcctctgtggtggatagtggagtgtttcccatgtggtattggtacgctggatatcctctcccaaggtgcaggacttcacatatttcttcattgaattgtagcagccacttattgctccattcctgtagccggtga